The genomic segment CCGGATTTTGCGGCACTGGATAAATGGGCGGCAAAAAATAACCTGCCTAAGGACCGCGCAGAGCTGCTGAAAAAGGATGAGACAAAGAAATTCCTCGAGAGTGAAATAATCAATCAATTAAAGGGAACCTATGGAAGTTATGAAATCCCGAGAAAATTCATATTTATTTCCGAGCCTTTTTCACTGGAAAACGGGATGCTGACGCAGACCATGAAGCTGAAGAGACGTGTTGTATTTGAAAAATATCAGGGTCAGATTGATGCATTGTACAAAAGGTAATATGAAATAGTTTTCAATTTCCGATTTCAATCATTTCCGATACCATATTATAATTCTGTTCATAAAAAAACCTCACCGTCTTCCGGCGGTGAGGTTTCTTATATCAGGGAGAAGGGAACTAATTTCTTCCTCAATCAACGCCTCACAGCAAGCTGATGGTATATAAAATAAACATGTTTCTTTCGCAGCAAGCCGCCGCGTATTAGCGCTCTTCCCGCAACAGGCGGGATTAAAACGGGTGAACAGATATTCCAGAGGTTTCCTTCCATCCGTTTTTCGCTGTGTCATGGATGCTGGCCTATTGCGTTTACGGCGAATGTGGACAAAATCAGATTAATCATGTAATGCTTTTTTTACTATCTTTTACATGTAGGGAAATATTGAAAATGGATATCATACAGGCTGTTGTTCTGGGATTGGTGCAGGGATTGGGAGAATTTCTACCGATATCGAGTTCGGCGCATCTGGTGCTGGTGCCCTGGTTAATGAAATGGGTCGATCCCGGACTGACTTTTGATATTGCCCTGCATGTCGGCACGCTGATTGCCGTTGTTCTTTATTTCTGGAAAGACTGGCTGAAGCTTTTAAGCAAAGGTATCACGCAGCCGAAGGAGAGGGAAGGGAAGTTGTTCTGGTACCTGGTGCTGGCCACAATCCCCGGTGCTGCTATCGGTTTTCTGCTGGAAAATATTGCCGAGACGATCTTCCGCAATCCTGTATTGATTGCCTGCATGTTGATTCTGCTTGGGATTATTCTCTTCTTTGTGGACCGCAAAGGAACGAAACAAATCGATGTGGAACATATTACCCTCAGGACCAGTTTTCTGATTGGCCTTTCGCAGGCTTTGGCCATTATTCCCGGTGTGTCGCGTTCCGGTATTACCATGACCACGGCACTGGCGCTGGGGATGACAAGGGAAGGCGCGGCGCGTTTTTCATTTTTGCTTTCCGCACCTATTATTCTCGGTGCGGCGCTGGTTAAAGTTCCGACATTGATTGCCAATCCGGCCATAATTGATGCGAGTTTCCTCACCGGCATGGTCGTGGCATGCATCGCCGGCCTGGCCAGTATCGGCTTCCTGCTACGCTATATACAGACAAAAACATTTCTGCCGTTTGTGATCTATCGCTTCGCTCTGGGCGCGGTAGTCATTGCGGTTGCTGTTATCAGGTACGCAGCCTAAAATCCGTTCGGAAAAATCGGCATAAAATTATTCATCATCGTTTGCGGGCATATACCAGGTATCAAAATCAAGGATATCTTCCTCATCCACAGGCATAAACCATTTCTGGGCAATGAATGTCGGGATGATGGCGCTGGCGACTACAGCGCCGACCAGTATGGAATACTGTGTCTGATTGATGATGCCTGCCTGCAAACCGAACAGGCTCGAAATCGTGCCGAAGGTCAGGCCGGTGCTCATGAGCAGTGTGGTGTACATGCTACCGCCCGAAATATATTTTTTTGCTAGAAAATAAACACCGATAAATTTGGCGATAATCTTCACGGCAAACAGTGCCGCAAAAAGTCCCAGCGAAGCAATAATCATCGTTGCGGAGATTTTCATTCCACCGACAATAAAAAAAATCGGTGTGATAAATGCGTAGGCTACTGTTCGCAGACGGTTCAGAACAACCCGGGTTTTCTTCTTTTCATCAAAATGTTTGGACATGATAAGGCCCAGTATAAACGCGGGCAGGATTGCCTGGCCGCCGCCCAACTGAGCAAAAAAGATAAAAATCAGCAGAACAAGAAAAATGAACTTGATTTCCGGCTCAATCACTTTATTAAAATATATCGGATGATTCAGAATATACGGAGAAAACCGGTCAACAAATAAGATGATCAGGATAGATCCCACATAAAAAACCAGGGTGAACAGGGTCGGCTGAATGAACATGATGCTGAGTGCCAGCGCTGTGCCCATATCCGTGACAAACGTGGCGGCCATGAGCAGTTTGCCGATTTGTGTTTTCGTCAGCCCCGTTTCCACCAGGACGGAGTAAACAACGGCCAGTGATGTAGTGGATAAAGCAATTCCTGCAATGAGCGAAGGTTTATACCCCCATCCGGCAAAATAATAAGTGAACAAAAAGGCGGCGACGAAGGGCGCAAGGAATGAGAAAAATCCAATCAGGAAACTTTCCTTGAACTTTTCCTTAAACAGTTTTGTGTCGATTTCCGTTCCGGCCAGATAGGTGAGGATAATGCCGCCGAACTGGGCGATGTAGAGCATCCATTCTTCGGTATGCAACCCCAGGTTTCCGGCAATGGCTCCCAGCGCGATTTCAATAATGGCTACTGAAAGCCCCAGGCGAAGTGAAATGATGCTGGCCAGAAATACGAGTAAACCGACGACTAAAGGTATGTAATCCCCTTTCA from the Deltaproteobacteria bacterium HGW-Deltaproteobacteria-6 genome contains:
- a CDS encoding UDP-diphosphatase, whose translation is MDIIQAVVLGLVQGLGEFLPISSSAHLVLVPWLMKWVDPGLTFDIALHVGTLIAVVLYFWKDWLKLLSKGITQPKEREGKLFWYLVLATIPGAAIGFLLENIAETIFRNPVLIACMLILLGIILFFVDRKGTKQIDVEHITLRTSFLIGLSQALAIIPGVSRSGITMTTALALGMTREGAARFSFLLSAPIILGAALVKVPTLIANPAIIDASFLTGMVVACIAGLASIGFLLRYIQTKTFLPFVIYRFALGAVVIAVAVIRYAA
- a CDS encoding cation:proton antiporter, which encodes MKGDYIPLVVGLLVFLASIISLRLGLSVAIIEIALGAIAGNLGLHTEEWMLYIAQFGGIILTYLAGTEIDTKLFKEKFKESFLIGFFSFLAPFVAAFLFTYYFAGWGYKPSLIAGIALSTTSLAVVYSVLVETGLTKTQIGKLLMAATFVTDMGTALALSIMFIQPTLFTLVFYVGSILIILFVDRFSPYILNHPIYFNKVIEPEIKFIFLVLLIFIFFAQLGGGQAILPAFILGLIMSKHFDEKKKTRVVLNRLRTVAYAFITPIFFIVGGMKISATMIIASLGLFAALFAVKIIAKFIGVYFLAKKYISGGSMYTTLLMSTGLTFGTISSLFGLQAGIINQTQYSILVGAVVASAIIPTFIAQKWFMPVDEEDILDFDTWYMPANDDE